One window of Strigops habroptila isolate Jane chromosome Z, bStrHab1.2.pri, whole genome shotgun sequence genomic DNA carries:
- the ORC6 gene encoding origin recognition complex subunit 6 isoform X1, which translates to MERGEVRRLGARLGLTQPGVIRKAEEYLRLSQVKCTRLMAQMTATSSAVMCLDLAASFMKQPVDKSCFVKLSGLNKTTYQSSMKSLECLLEVNPRLRMRDLAVQFCCTEALNTASEILRRYESSLSEAQQMDLDFSKPLFITAALFTACRCLKLKVDKTKMLAISGVKKAIFGRLCNQLEKMSQQLCKEDVPVVAETPESFQTNLKHCEKEDGSEDDEEMPCKRPKTETKQDYEEWKKKILENAAKAQERSRSTACSAT; encoded by the exons ATGGAGCGTGGCGAGGTGCGGCGGTTGGGCGCGCGGCTGGGCCTCACCCAGCCCGGCGTCATCAG aaaagcagaagagtacCTGCGGCTATCCCAGGTGAAATGCACACGATTGATGGCGCAGATGACAGCTACAAGCAGTGCTGTGATGTGCCTGGACCTAGCAGCTAGCTTCATGAAACAGCCAGTTGACAAA agCTGTTTTGTTAAACTCTCCGGCTTGAACAAGACTACCTACCAGAGCTCCATGAAGTCTTTGGAGTGTTTGCTAGAAGTGAACCCCAGACTGAGAATGCGAGACTTGGctgtgcagttctgctgcaCAGAAGCATTGAACACTGCTTCAGAAATACTCCGGAG GTATGAATCCAGCCtctctgaagcacagcaaaTGGACCTTGATTTCTCAAAACCACTCTTTATAACAGCTGCACTATTCACTGCATGCAG GTGTTTGAAGCTAAAAGTGGACAAAACTAAAATGTTGGCTATATCTGGGGTGAAAAAAGCAATATTTGGCCGGCTCTGCAATCAGCTGGAGAAGATGAGCCAGCAACTCTGCA aagaagATGTTCCAGTGGTTGCAGAGACACCTGAAAGCTTTCAGACCAACCTGAAGCACTGCGAGAAAGAAGATG GATCTGAAGATGATGAGGAGATGCCATGTAAACGGccaaaaactgaaacaaagcaagactatgaagaatggaaaaagaaaatcctggaaAACGCTGCTAAGGCACAAGAGAGAAGTAGGAGTACTGCCTGTAGCGCCACCTAG
- the ORC6 gene encoding origin recognition complex subunit 6 isoform X2 — protein MERGEVRRLGARLGLTQPGVIRKAEEYLRLSQVKCTRLMAQMTATSSAVMCLDLAASFMKQPVDKSCFVKLSGLNKTTYQSSMKSLECLLEVNPRLRMRDLAVQFCCTEALNTASEILRRYESSLSEAQQMDLDFSKPLFITAALFTACRCLKLKVDKTKMLAISGVKKAIFGRLCNQLEKMSQQLCKDVPVVAETPESFQTNLKHCEKEDGSEDDEEMPCKRPKTETKQDYEEWKKKILENAAKAQERSRSTACSAT, from the exons ATGGAGCGTGGCGAGGTGCGGCGGTTGGGCGCGCGGCTGGGCCTCACCCAGCCCGGCGTCATCAG aaaagcagaagagtacCTGCGGCTATCCCAGGTGAAATGCACACGATTGATGGCGCAGATGACAGCTACAAGCAGTGCTGTGATGTGCCTGGACCTAGCAGCTAGCTTCATGAAACAGCCAGTTGACAAA agCTGTTTTGTTAAACTCTCCGGCTTGAACAAGACTACCTACCAGAGCTCCATGAAGTCTTTGGAGTGTTTGCTAGAAGTGAACCCCAGACTGAGAATGCGAGACTTGGctgtgcagttctgctgcaCAGAAGCATTGAACACTGCTTCAGAAATACTCCGGAG GTATGAATCCAGCCtctctgaagcacagcaaaTGGACCTTGATTTCTCAAAACCACTCTTTATAACAGCTGCACTATTCACTGCATGCAG GTGTTTGAAGCTAAAAGTGGACAAAACTAAAATGTTGGCTATATCTGGGGTGAAAAAAGCAATATTTGGCCGGCTCTGCAATCAGCTGGAGAAGATGAGCCAGCAACTCTGCA aagATGTTCCAGTGGTTGCAGAGACACCTGAAAGCTTTCAGACCAACCTGAAGCACTGCGAGAAAGAAGATG GATCTGAAGATGATGAGGAGATGCCATGTAAACGGccaaaaactgaaacaaagcaagactatgaagaatggaaaaagaaaatcctggaaAACGCTGCTAAGGCACAAGAGAGAAGTAGGAGTACTGCCTGTAGCGCCACCTAG
- the ORC6 gene encoding origin recognition complex subunit 6 isoform X3, whose protein sequence is MERGEVRRLGARLGLTQPGVIRKAEEYLRLSQVKCTRLMAQMTATSSAVMCLDLAASFMKQPVDKSCFVKLSGLNKTTYQSSMKSLECLLEVNPRLRMRDLAVQFCCTEALNTASEILRRYESSLSEAQQMDLDFSKPLFITAALFTACRCLKLKVDKTKMLAISGVKKAIFGRLCNQLEKMSQQLCKEDVPVVAETPESFQTNLKHCEKEDGSEDDEEMPCKRPKTETKQDYEEWKKKILENAAKAQETCMGLKSLLLVRGPKYSKKQ, encoded by the exons ATGGAGCGTGGCGAGGTGCGGCGGTTGGGCGCGCGGCTGGGCCTCACCCAGCCCGGCGTCATCAG aaaagcagaagagtacCTGCGGCTATCCCAGGTGAAATGCACACGATTGATGGCGCAGATGACAGCTACAAGCAGTGCTGTGATGTGCCTGGACCTAGCAGCTAGCTTCATGAAACAGCCAGTTGACAAA agCTGTTTTGTTAAACTCTCCGGCTTGAACAAGACTACCTACCAGAGCTCCATGAAGTCTTTGGAGTGTTTGCTAGAAGTGAACCCCAGACTGAGAATGCGAGACTTGGctgtgcagttctgctgcaCAGAAGCATTGAACACTGCTTCAGAAATACTCCGGAG GTATGAATCCAGCCtctctgaagcacagcaaaTGGACCTTGATTTCTCAAAACCACTCTTTATAACAGCTGCACTATTCACTGCATGCAG GTGTTTGAAGCTAAAAGTGGACAAAACTAAAATGTTGGCTATATCTGGGGTGAAAAAAGCAATATTTGGCCGGCTCTGCAATCAGCTGGAGAAGATGAGCCAGCAACTCTGCA aagaagATGTTCCAGTGGTTGCAGAGACACCTGAAAGCTTTCAGACCAACCTGAAGCACTGCGAGAAAGAAGATG GATCTGAAGATGATGAGGAGATGCCATGTAAACGGccaaaaactgaaacaaagcaagactatgaagaatggaaaaagaaaatcctggaaAACGCTGCTAAGGCACAAGAGA